A genomic stretch from Caballeronia sp. LZ062 includes:
- a CDS encoding TolC family outer membrane protein produces MFKRRIVLCALAGALVFVDAARADDLVAIVQQALDHDAELGQARAAYEAAKQAVPIARAALLPQIAGGWGRSYNRIDMDGFPRQKYWQNGWMVAVTQPLFDWSKWTAYRQADFVVAQGAVDFAGAQQASILRAVRAYFDELAAEDEVKRAADYLAAIDAQLQQVRRKRAVGEVTLIDQREADTAREQAQLQQTDAQEELSVKRRALQQVTGRPFAALASLPPGFALPTLAEGEEAWVEQARSRGYEVQSKQLGWEIARFDSTKSRAANYPVVSVTGSYTPAGAASGYARPTTTTTGMLQIQIPLFSGGELQARVKQSLALEDKAKESYELASNQAEASARENFAKYLRERQRTDALGHLVQSAGDTLSATEVGFKVGTRTGNDVLRAIDALYTARRDLLRSRYAAVVAFLQLKADVATLSTDDIADMNSKLCCTVQTSSADVR; encoded by the coding sequence ATGTTTAAGCGACGCATTGTGCTGTGTGCGCTCGCGGGCGCGCTCGTCTTCGTTGATGCCGCACGTGCGGACGATCTCGTTGCCATCGTGCAGCAGGCGCTCGATCATGACGCCGAACTCGGTCAGGCGCGCGCCGCCTACGAAGCCGCGAAGCAGGCGGTTCCCATCGCGCGCGCTGCGCTGCTGCCGCAGATTGCGGGCGGTTGGGGACGTTCGTACAACCGCATCGACATGGACGGCTTCCCGCGGCAGAAGTATTGGCAGAACGGCTGGATGGTGGCCGTGACGCAGCCGCTTTTCGACTGGAGCAAGTGGACCGCGTATCGGCAGGCGGATTTCGTCGTGGCGCAAGGCGCGGTCGACTTCGCGGGCGCGCAGCAGGCGTCGATCTTGCGCGCCGTGCGCGCGTATTTCGATGAACTCGCCGCCGAAGACGAAGTGAAGCGCGCGGCCGACTATCTCGCGGCCATTGACGCGCAATTGCAGCAGGTGCGTCGCAAACGCGCGGTGGGCGAGGTGACGCTGATCGACCAGCGGGAAGCCGACACGGCGCGCGAGCAGGCGCAGTTGCAGCAGACGGATGCGCAGGAGGAACTCAGCGTGAAGCGCCGCGCGTTGCAGCAAGTGACCGGACGGCCGTTTGCCGCGCTCGCCTCCTTGCCGCCGGGGTTTGCGTTGCCGACGCTAGCGGAAGGCGAGGAAGCGTGGGTCGAGCAGGCCAGATCGCGCGGTTACGAGGTGCAGTCGAAGCAGCTCGGCTGGGAAATCGCCAGGTTCGATTCGACGAAGTCTCGCGCGGCAAATTACCCGGTCGTCAGTGTGACCGGGAGCTACACGCCGGCCGGCGCGGCGTCGGGTTATGCGCGTCCCACGACCACGACAACCGGCATGCTGCAAATCCAGATTCCGCTTTTCTCGGGTGGCGAACTTCAGGCCCGCGTGAAGCAGTCGCTGGCGCTCGAAGACAAGGCCAAGGAGAGCTACGAACTGGCTTCGAATCAGGCGGAGGCATCCGCTCGCGAAAACTTTGCAAAGTACCTGCGCGAGCGTCAGCGGACGGACGCGCTCGGCCATCTCGTGCAAAGCGCGGGCGATACGTTGAGCGCCACCGAAGTCGGATTCAAGGTCGGAACGCGAACCGGCAATGACGTGCTGCGCGCCATCGACGCGCTCTACACCGCGCGCCGCGATCTGCTGCGTTCGCGCTATGCGGCCGTGGTCGCGTTCTTGCAGTTGAAGGCGGATGTCGCCACGTTGAGCACGGACGACATCGCGGACATGAACAGCAAGCTCTGCTGCACCGTGCAGACGTCGAGCGCCGACGTGCGATAG
- a CDS encoding fimbria/pilus periplasmic chaperone, protein MLLAVIQGFGPQARASVVIAGTRVVYNQSDSEVTVKLTNNGKLPGLTKVWIDNGDADAKPDTIDVPFTITPPMMRIDPGKSQTLRIMSTGEPLPGNNESVLYLNVLEVPPKPTGDEASANQLQLAFRTRIKFFYRPAGLKGQASDAPQSIVWHLKREGGKNALVADNPTQYHVSFDRVELTDGAHTALFTDGGMVRPGQSETFPLKGELPAAGAKVRYTAINDYGGPQTGDATLAP, encoded by the coding sequence ATGCTTCTTGCCGTGATTCAGGGCTTTGGCCCGCAGGCTCGTGCTTCGGTGGTTATCGCCGGCACGCGCGTCGTGTACAACCAGAGCGATTCCGAAGTCACCGTCAAGCTGACCAACAACGGCAAGCTGCCCGGTCTCACGAAAGTCTGGATCGATAATGGCGATGCCGACGCCAAGCCCGATACCATCGACGTGCCCTTCACGATCACGCCGCCCATGATGCGCATCGATCCGGGCAAGTCGCAGACACTGCGCATCATGTCGACCGGGGAGCCTCTTCCGGGCAACAACGAATCCGTGCTCTACCTGAACGTGCTGGAAGTGCCGCCGAAGCCGACAGGCGACGAAGCGAGCGCCAATCAGTTGCAGCTCGCGTTTCGCACGCGCATCAAGTTCTTCTATCGGCCGGCGGGCTTGAAGGGGCAGGCGAGCGACGCGCCGCAGTCCATCGTGTGGCATCTAAAGCGCGAAGGCGGCAAGAACGCGCTGGTCGCCGATAACCCGACGCAGTATCACGTGTCGTTCGACCGTGTGGAACTGACGGATGGCGCGCACACGGCGCTATTCACGGACGGCGGCATGGTTCGGCCCGGCCAGAGCGAGACGTTCCCGCTCAAGGGCGAACTCCCCGCCGCGGGCGCAAAGGTTCGCTATACCGCGATCAACGACTATGGCGGCCCGCAGACCGGTGACGCCACGCTCGCCCCCTGA
- a CDS encoding TetR/AcrR family transcriptional regulator: MNVIASSADFAELSPDARILRTAHDLFYRDGIRATGIDRVIAESGVAKKTFYRYFPSKDDLIIAFLEYRHENWMAWFHDAISRHGGSLSALVPALAEWFGGETYRGCAFINAVVEVGGTLPQAVEIARRHKRDMTAAIRALMPPSRTAKADAQALALAVDGAIVAAQFADAPADALKAIARLVRAVRHAD; the protein is encoded by the coding sequence ATGAACGTGATCGCCTCTTCTGCTGACTTTGCCGAGCTTTCCCCCGATGCGCGCATTTTGCGCACGGCTCACGACCTCTTCTACCGCGACGGCATCCGCGCGACGGGCATCGACCGTGTGATTGCGGAATCGGGCGTCGCGAAAAAGACGTTCTATCGCTATTTCCCGAGCAAGGACGATCTGATCATCGCGTTCCTGGAATACCGTCACGAGAACTGGATGGCGTGGTTCCACGATGCCATTTCGCGTCACGGCGGAAGCCTTTCCGCACTGGTCCCCGCGCTCGCCGAATGGTTCGGCGGCGAGACGTATCGCGGCTGCGCATTCATCAATGCGGTCGTCGAAGTCGGCGGTACGCTGCCGCAAGCCGTCGAGATCGCGCGGCGGCACAAGCGGGACATGACCGCGGCGATTCGCGCGCTGATGCCGCCCTCCCGCACCGCGAAGGCCGACGCGCAAGCGCTCGCATTGGCGGTGGACGGTGCGATCGTGGCGGCGCAGTTCGCCGACGCCCCCGCCGATGCATTGAAGGCCATCGCACGCCTGGTACGCGCGGTGCGGCACGCCGACTGA
- a CDS encoding HlyD family efflux transporter periplasmic adaptor subunit, with amino-acid sequence MQPTDIPQFKDVPWRWIAYATSLFTVAAIAFGFVHEIELKQDVTGEVVSASEVKVEGLAGLVSAIYARPSDRVEPGTPLFRLQRDFSLTTDGLRRQAFDEKMRDDQIRSIDEQYSERRVQLQAQRDTARLTEASRRAELGSLDAQIAQNTQLVGEFEQRLTRLNSVSDYVTADKLEQARADVHQGKVTVAQSVARRQQLAGELSASHSRQTDLDAQLRELDARHARDVQDVRARFERERQDATVSAPKGGTVTFSGLVAGRMLAAGDVAMVISTKDSGPLRAALSIPSRRRGFVREGQIVRLKFDAFPYAKFGTYEARIDSISGTTVLPASPVAPPGTPGAPDPSEQTETAKESNGDYLAWATLRGDTFDFEGQHFKILPGMRATASIVVERRTIAEWVLAPLFRMLRG; translated from the coding sequence ATGCAACCGACCGATATTCCCCAATTCAAAGATGTCCCGTGGCGCTGGATCGCCTACGCGACATCGCTATTCACCGTCGCGGCAATCGCCTTCGGTTTCGTGCATGAGATCGAACTCAAGCAGGACGTCACCGGCGAAGTCGTTTCTGCATCCGAGGTCAAGGTCGAGGGGTTGGCCGGGCTCGTCTCGGCCATTTATGCGCGGCCGTCCGACCGCGTCGAGCCCGGTACGCCGCTGTTCCGTCTTCAGCGCGATTTCTCACTGACGACAGACGGGCTGCGCCGGCAGGCTTTCGACGAAAAGATGCGAGACGACCAGATTCGCTCGATCGACGAACAGTACAGCGAGCGTCGCGTTCAGTTGCAGGCGCAGCGCGACACGGCGCGTCTCACCGAAGCTAGCAGGCGCGCGGAACTGGGTTCGCTCGATGCGCAAATCGCGCAGAACACGCAACTTGTCGGCGAATTCGAGCAGCGGCTCACGCGGCTCAACTCCGTGTCGGATTACGTGACGGCCGACAAGCTCGAACAGGCCCGCGCCGACGTTCACCAGGGCAAGGTGACGGTCGCGCAGAGCGTCGCGCGCAGGCAGCAGCTGGCGGGCGAATTGAGCGCGTCGCACAGCAGACAGACTGATCTCGATGCGCAACTGCGCGAACTCGACGCACGTCACGCCCGCGATGTGCAGGACGTCCGCGCGCGCTTCGAGCGCGAGCGACAGGACGCGACAGTATCGGCGCCGAAAGGCGGCACCGTGACGTTCTCCGGTTTGGTCGCCGGCCGGATGCTCGCTGCGGGCGATGTGGCGATGGTGATCTCGACCAAAGACAGCGGCCCGCTGCGCGCGGCGCTGAGCATTCCTTCGCGGCGGCGCGGCTTTGTGCGCGAAGGCCAGATCGTGCGCCTAAAGTTCGACGCGTTTCCCTACGCCAAGTTCGGGACGTATGAAGCGCGCATCGATTCGATATCCGGCACGACGGTGCTGCCGGCGAGTCCGGTCGCGCCGCCCGGCACGCCCGGCGCCCCCGATCCTTCCGAGCAGACCGAGACCGCGAAGGAATCCAATGGCGATTACCTTGCGTGGGCCACGCTGCGCGGCGATACGTTCGATTTCGAAGGGCAGCACTTCAAGATTCTGCCCGGAATGCGGGCGACGGCCAGCATCGTCGTCGAGCGCCGAACGATTGCTGAGTGGGTCCTGGCGCCGCTGTTCCGAATGTTGAGAGGTTGA
- a CDS encoding peptidase domain-containing ABC transporter produces the protein MRVIYQNEVAECGYACLAMVLSHLGRATEVRELSAYKPISANGLSLMDLYDVAIDFGLAVQAYRFDASDLSAVKKGSILHFGGAHFVVFEKAGHGYVRVIDPATGRRRVSMDTFRSAVSGFLLEFAPTPQMPRIRAKSRVPAALKRVRTLSPQMKAQISKIVFVALGSQFAILAAPYFGNLVLDYVVAADNRTLLDVLVVTFASIFMLGALSEYVQKYLTEMLYNVTQTNSTEGLLGHLLRNPMPWFEKRHVGDVFARVKAQDEISAFTTRTTVALIIDLTVGALALVLMLIQSRQLACVALLIFALYVALALSMFAAMRDNHALVLETSARCDDSLIETIRAASLLKLAQGETRRTALYMVLYKAYAAALLQSSRLACTRDGLLKLVTYADTIVITWLAARLMLGGKVSVGVFYSFLIYKSLMSERLASGINAMFQYFMLSVPTARVDDIVQSENERYTPLADTQRATEVRSFEQIDVRDVTFSYGISDEPVLKNASFCIRRGDKIAITGPSGSGKSTLFKLLSAAEPLQHGHIALNGIAWPNLTVDEIRRHQAHMRQGDIILHGSIADNVTLFAAQTDEDRIHKLLADVGLLDDIMRLPMRTRTVISDTIANISAGQRQRLLLARALYQQRELLLLDEPTSNLDPASVQRIASLLRNLDKTVVVITHDMSLASVFETRYRFDAGALLPERKATSHAVPDEPLHV, from the coding sequence GTGCGCGTTATCTATCAGAACGAAGTCGCCGAATGCGGTTACGCGTGTCTCGCGATGGTGCTGTCTCATTTGGGCCGCGCGACCGAGGTGCGTGAACTGTCGGCCTACAAGCCGATTTCGGCGAATGGTCTCTCGTTGATGGACCTGTACGACGTCGCCATCGATTTCGGGCTGGCGGTGCAAGCGTATCGTTTCGACGCGTCGGACCTTTCCGCCGTCAAGAAGGGCTCGATCCTGCATTTCGGCGGCGCACACTTCGTCGTGTTCGAGAAAGCGGGGCACGGCTACGTCCGCGTAATCGATCCGGCCACGGGTCGCCGGCGCGTGTCGATGGACACGTTTCGCTCCGCCGTTTCGGGCTTTCTGCTCGAATTCGCGCCCACGCCGCAGATGCCGCGCATCCGCGCGAAATCGCGGGTGCCCGCGGCGCTCAAGCGCGTGCGCACACTCAGTCCGCAGATGAAGGCGCAGATCAGCAAGATTGTCTTCGTCGCGCTCGGCAGTCAGTTCGCGATTCTGGCCGCGCCATATTTTGGCAACCTCGTGCTCGACTACGTCGTGGCGGCGGACAACCGCACTCTGCTCGACGTGCTGGTCGTCACTTTCGCCAGCATCTTCATGCTTGGCGCGTTGAGTGAGTATGTCCAGAAGTACCTGACCGAGATGCTCTACAACGTCACGCAGACCAACTCCACCGAGGGCCTGCTCGGGCACTTGCTGCGCAACCCGATGCCGTGGTTCGAGAAGCGGCATGTGGGCGATGTCTTCGCGCGCGTAAAGGCGCAGGACGAAATCAGTGCGTTCACCACGCGCACGACCGTGGCGCTCATCATCGATCTGACGGTCGGTGCGCTCGCGCTCGTGCTCATGCTCATTCAGAGCCGCCAACTGGCGTGCGTGGCGTTGCTCATCTTCGCGCTTTACGTCGCGCTGGCGTTGAGCATGTTCGCCGCAATGCGCGACAACCACGCGCTGGTGCTTGAAACATCCGCCCGCTGCGACGATTCGCTCATCGAGACGATCCGCGCCGCGTCGCTGCTCAAGCTGGCGCAAGGCGAGACGCGCCGTACCGCCCTCTACATGGTCCTTTACAAGGCGTATGCCGCGGCGCTTCTTCAGAGCAGCCGTCTCGCGTGCACGCGTGATGGATTGCTGAAGCTCGTGACTTACGCGGATACCATCGTCATCACGTGGCTTGCGGCGCGGCTGATGCTCGGCGGGAAGGTGTCGGTCGGTGTGTTCTATTCGTTTCTGATCTACAAGTCGCTGATGTCCGAGCGCCTCGCGAGCGGAATCAACGCCATGTTCCAGTACTTCATGCTGAGTGTGCCGACCGCGCGTGTCGACGATATTGTTCAGAGCGAGAACGAACGCTACACGCCGCTCGCCGATACGCAACGCGCCACCGAAGTGCGCTCGTTCGAGCAGATCGACGTGCGCGACGTCACGTTCAGCTACGGCATTTCCGATGAACCGGTACTCAAGAACGCCAGCTTCTGCATCCGCCGGGGCGACAAAATCGCGATCACCGGTCCGTCGGGCAGCGGCAAGTCCACGCTCTTCAAGCTGCTGTCAGCGGCCGAGCCGTTGCAGCACGGGCATATCGCGCTCAACGGCATTGCATGGCCGAATCTCACCGTCGACGAAATCCGCCGTCATCAGGCGCATATGCGGCAGGGCGACATCATCCTGCACGGTTCCATTGCGGACAACGTCACGCTCTTCGCGGCGCAGACGGACGAAGATCGCATTCACAAGCTGCTCGCGGATGTGGGTCTTCTCGACGACATCATGCGTTTGCCGATGCGCACGCGCACTGTCATCAGCGACACCATCGCGAATATCTCAGCGGGTCAGCGCCAGCGGCTCTTGCTTGCGCGCGCGCTGTATCAGCAGCGCGAGCTATTGCTGCTCGACGAACCGACATCGAATCTCGACCCCGCGTCCGTGCAGCGCATTGCGTCGCTGCTGCGCAATCTCGATAAAACGGTGGTCGTGATCACGCATGACATGTCGCTCGCTTCGGTTTTCGAAACCCGTTACAGGTTCGACGCCGGCGCGCTGCTGCCCGAGCGCAAGGCGACGAGCCATGCCGTGCCGGACGAACCGCTCCATGTTTAA
- a CDS encoding fimbrial protein has product MNRLKTALVAVGLATASSAFAADATLTFTGTIILPTCTVDPSSVTQTIPLGTARTTDFAGVGDVKNATPFNLKLNNCAANTAVSMTINGTADTVQSVLKNTGTATQVGVQLLKAVNVGDTSGSPITLNTSATIGTVDATNALTIPMVAQFYRLGTMTGGTVSAAATVNFAYN; this is encoded by the coding sequence ATGAACAGATTGAAAACCGCGCTCGTCGCAGTCGGCCTGGCGACGGCATCATCGGCCTTCGCCGCCGACGCCACGTTGACCTTTACCGGCACCATCATCCTGCCGACCTGCACGGTGGATCCAAGCTCCGTCACGCAAACGATCCCGCTCGGGACCGCGCGAACGACGGACTTCGCAGGCGTCGGCGACGTCAAGAACGCGACGCCCTTCAACCTCAAACTCAACAACTGTGCTGCAAATACAGCGGTCTCCATGACCATCAACGGAACGGCCGACACGGTGCAAAGCGTGCTCAAGAATACGGGCACGGCAACGCAAGTCGGCGTGCAACTGTTGAAGGCCGTTAATGTGGGTGACACGTCCGGTTCACCCATCACGCTGAATACGTCCGCGACGATCGGAACGGTCGACGCGACCAACGCATTGACCATTCCGATGGTCGCCCAGTTCTACCGGCTGGGCACCATGACGGGCGGAACCGTGTCGGCGGCGGCTACCGTCAACTTCGCCTATAACTGA
- a CDS encoding fimbria/pilus outer membrane usher protein encodes MKTHQCSAHLSGARLRPVTLFTLQALAAMGVSAHAWADASPQPAAVEFNEQFLDSSGGLKLDISRFNNGQPVLPGTYRADTYVNNVWRGKFSVEVRDSTQHPGVVQPCVTADLLESFGVDLRKLSPEAAAKLESAANACLTLPDLIPGAIAMFDGGEQRLDVSVPQIAMNSRARGYVDPKYWDDGINAGTLQYNANVYHSSAGGFDNDSEYLGLIGGINVGPWRFRYQGNVTHNNVSGSHYQSVQTYAQRAFKDIKSQLTVGDTFTDGALFDSFGVRGATLGTDDRMFPESQRGYAPVVHGIANSNARVQVRQNGNIIYETTVAPGAFEIDDLYPTGYGGNLDVIVTEADGTQHISTVPYAAAVNALRPGVTRYSASIGQYRDPNVDIHPFVSQFTLQRGISNLVTLYGGVSAADLYFSTMIGTALNTSVGAFGLDVTQATASFKGYGTRNGASVRISYSRLFEPTNTNIAIAAYRYSTSGFFSLPDAVMMRQLNEIHQPGLMTALQKSRVQFTLNQSIGAGAQYGSLYAMGSFQTYWNRSNHDTQLQIGYSNSWKRMTYGASFVRQFQVNTNRWDNRIMLNMSIPLGFGAHAPQSTTNFQHDTADGSSTIQQSVTGTLGTDNAFSYGINATLNDGGSHSSSSASAGGNIGYAAPFALLTANASTGRNYSQIGAGMSGGLVAWRDGVAFTPNMGDTVAVVEASDAAGARLANGAGLRVDRWGHAVVSGMQPYSNNDIELDPKGLPINIALKSTVQRTAPTAGAVVRLKFETENMGKPAVMRVSQADGQPLPFGSEVFDADNRSVGTVAQGSRIIATGLKADAGTLNVKWGEAPEQRCAVRYQLPALTDASKPNSISISDAVCQ; translated from the coding sequence ATGAAAACGCACCAATGCAGCGCCCACTTGTCCGGCGCGCGATTGAGACCTGTCACGCTGTTCACGCTTCAGGCTTTGGCCGCGATGGGCGTCAGCGCGCACGCCTGGGCGGACGCTTCGCCGCAGCCCGCAGCCGTCGAATTCAACGAGCAGTTTCTGGATTCGAGCGGCGGCCTGAAGCTGGACATCTCACGTTTCAACAACGGCCAGCCGGTCCTGCCAGGCACATATCGCGCCGATACCTACGTCAACAACGTCTGGCGCGGCAAGTTTAGCGTGGAGGTGCGCGATTCCACGCAGCATCCCGGCGTGGTGCAGCCGTGCGTGACGGCGGACCTGCTTGAGAGCTTCGGTGTCGATCTGCGCAAGCTCTCGCCTGAAGCGGCCGCGAAGCTCGAATCAGCTGCTAACGCCTGCCTGACGCTGCCGGACCTGATCCCCGGTGCCATCGCGATGTTCGACGGCGGCGAGCAGCGTCTCGACGTGAGTGTGCCGCAAATCGCAATGAACAGCCGCGCCCGCGGCTATGTCGATCCGAAATACTGGGACGACGGCATCAACGCCGGCACGCTCCAGTACAACGCGAACGTGTATCACAGTTCCGCAGGCGGATTCGACAACGATTCGGAATACCTCGGCCTGATCGGCGGCATCAACGTCGGTCCGTGGCGTTTCCGCTATCAGGGCAACGTCACGCACAACAACGTCAGCGGCTCGCATTATCAGAGCGTGCAGACCTATGCGCAGCGTGCGTTCAAGGACATCAAGAGTCAGTTGACGGTTGGCGACACCTTCACCGACGGCGCTCTTTTCGACAGCTTCGGCGTGCGCGGCGCCACGCTCGGCACCGATGACCGGATGTTTCCGGAGTCGCAGCGCGGCTACGCGCCGGTGGTGCACGGCATCGCCAATAGCAATGCGCGCGTGCAGGTCAGGCAGAACGGCAACATCATCTACGAGACGACGGTCGCGCCGGGCGCGTTCGAAATCGACGACCTGTATCCGACGGGTTATGGCGGCAACCTCGACGTGATCGTCACCGAGGCCGACGGCACACAGCATATTTCGACGGTTCCGTACGCGGCTGCCGTGAACGCGCTGCGGCCGGGCGTCACGCGCTATAGCGCGAGCATCGGGCAGTACCGTGATCCGAACGTCGATATTCATCCGTTCGTCTCGCAGTTCACGTTACAGCGCGGCATTAGCAATCTGGTGACGCTCTACGGCGGCGTGAGCGCAGCCGACTTGTATTTCTCTACGATGATCGGCACCGCGCTCAACACGAGCGTCGGCGCATTCGGTCTCGACGTCACGCAGGCGACCGCCAGCTTCAAGGGCTACGGCACGCGCAACGGGGCGAGTGTGCGGATCAGCTATTCGCGCCTGTTCGAGCCGACAAATACTAACATCGCGATTGCTGCGTATCGCTATTCGACGAGCGGCTTCTTCTCGCTGCCCGACGCCGTGATGATGCGGCAACTGAACGAGATACATCAGCCCGGCCTCATGACCGCGCTGCAAAAGTCTCGCGTGCAGTTCACGCTGAACCAGAGCATCGGGGCGGGCGCGCAGTATGGCTCGCTCTATGCGATGGGTTCCTTCCAGACGTACTGGAATCGGTCCAACCACGATACGCAGCTGCAAATCGGCTACAGCAACAGCTGGAAGCGCATGACGTACGGCGCATCGTTCGTGCGGCAGTTCCAGGTCAACACGAACCGGTGGGACAACCGCATCATGCTGAACATGTCGATTCCGCTCGGCTTCGGCGCGCATGCGCCGCAGTCGACGACCAACTTCCAGCACGACACCGCGGACGGCAGTTCGACCATCCAGCAATCGGTCACGGGTACGCTCGGCACCGACAACGCATTCAGCTACGGCATCAACGCGACGTTGAACGATGGCGGCAGCCACAGCAGCAGTTCGGCGAGTGCGGGCGGCAACATCGGATACGCGGCTCCGTTTGCGTTGCTCACGGCAAATGCCAGTACCGGACGCAACTATTCGCAGATCGGGGCAGGCATGTCGGGCGGCCTGGTGGCGTGGCGCGACGGTGTCGCGTTTACGCCGAATATGGGCGATACCGTCGCGGTCGTCGAAGCAAGCGACGCGGCTGGCGCACGCCTCGCCAACGGCGCCGGCCTGCGCGTCGACCGGTGGGGGCACGCTGTCGTATCCGGCATGCAGCCGTATTCGAACAACGACATCGAACTGGACCCGAAAGGCTTGCCGATCAACATCGCGCTGAAGTCCACCGTGCAGCGCACCGCACCGACTGCCGGCGCCGTAGTGCGGCTCAAGTTCGAGACGGAGAACATGGGCAAGCCTGCCGTCATGCGCGTGTCGCAAGCGGATGGACAGCCCCTGCCGTTCGGCTCGGAAGTGTTCGACGCTGACAATCGCAGCGTCGGCACGGTGGCGCAGGGCAGCCGCATCATCGCGACCGGTCTCAAGGCCGACGCCGGCACGCTGAACGTGAAATGGGGCGAAGCGCCCGAGCAGCGCTGCGCGGTGCGCTATCAGTTGCCGGCTCTGACCGATGCGTCGAAGCCGAACTCGATCAGCATATCGGACGCCGTCTGCCAGTAA
- a CDS encoding fimbrial protein, giving the protein MKRMNRLAVGLLRWVLCWMAALMLVPSSAWATASCTVNYSSFTLTLPPSVAVARDLPNGSILTAWSLSPSKNDYWTCIVTGQVYTGTDFETAGITTGGPTVYTANYQGVDFEVYPTNVPGVGIAMGGYVIPNSLPAGPRTFSKLGRQWNNNGTIYNGGQLIVALVKIGDITPGTATGMVAQAFSWQTLTPPPAGDVPSAGVINFYITPVVITVLTCQTPDVTVPMGIQGPADLPSIGPAPSKVSSFNLSLNNCPGGTAVSGTYAGQIHSIQYRIDPSSGLVAGYSNVAALSGSPTAAGVGIQLYDRTGAVFPYGTYIALNGFDSANGGNYTIPMQARYYRTGALGAGPANATMTMTVLYQ; this is encoded by the coding sequence ATGAAACGCATGAATCGGCTCGCAGTCGGGCTGCTGCGGTGGGTGTTGTGCTGGATGGCTGCGCTGATGCTCGTGCCGTCGTCCGCATGGGCCACTGCTAGTTGCACGGTCAACTACAGTTCGTTCACGCTGACGCTGCCACCTTCGGTCGCGGTCGCGCGTGACTTGCCGAACGGATCGATACTGACGGCATGGTCGCTGTCGCCCTCGAAGAACGATTATTGGACCTGCATCGTGACGGGGCAGGTCTATACGGGCACGGACTTCGAGACGGCGGGCATCACGACGGGCGGACCGACCGTGTATACGGCCAATTACCAGGGCGTGGATTTCGAGGTATATCCGACCAATGTGCCGGGCGTGGGCATCGCCATGGGCGGTTATGTCATTCCGAACAGCCTTCCTGCAGGGCCCCGCACGTTTTCCAAACTCGGTCGTCAATGGAATAACAATGGCACGATCTACAACGGCGGCCAGTTGATCGTCGCATTAGTCAAGATTGGAGACATCACGCCGGGCACCGCAACGGGCATGGTCGCGCAGGCGTTCTCGTGGCAGACGCTAACGCCGCCGCCGGCGGGGGACGTGCCGTCGGCTGGCGTCATCAATTTCTACATCACGCCGGTGGTCATTACCGTGCTGACCTGCCAGACGCCCGATGTCACGGTGCCGATGGGGATTCAGGGACCGGCTGATCTTCCGAGTATCGGGCCGGCGCCGAGCAAGGTTTCATCGTTCAATCTGAGTCTGAACAATTGTCCCGGCGGAACGGCCGTGAGCGGAACATATGCAGGGCAGATTCACAGCATCCAGTACAGGATCGATCCGTCGAGCGGGCTGGTGGCCGGCTACAGCAATGTCGCCGCGTTGAGCGGGTCGCCGACTGCGGCGGGCGTGGGCATTCAGCTCTACGACCGGACCGGTGCGGTCTTCCCATACGGGACGTATATCGCGTTGAACGGCTTCGACAGCGCTAATGGCGGCAACTACACCATACCGATGCAAGCGCGCTATTACCGCACTGGCGCGCTCGGAGCGGGTCCCGCCAACGCGACGATGACCATGACCGTGCTGTACCAGTGA
- a CDS encoding nuclear transport factor 2 family protein → METRPPLPPFDAETAALKVRLAEDGWNTRDPKRVALAYTEDTRWRNRAEFVNGRAEVEAFLHRKWARELDYRLIKELWAFTGNRIAVRFAYEWHDDSGNWHRSYGNENWLFNEAGLMTHRHASINDLPIKESERKYHWPLGRRPDDHAGLSDLGL, encoded by the coding sequence ATGGAAACCAGACCGCCTCTTCCGCCATTCGATGCAGAAACCGCTGCGCTCAAGGTTCGTCTCGCCGAAGACGGCTGGAACACGCGAGACCCCAAGCGCGTCGCGCTGGCGTATACCGAGGACACGCGCTGGCGCAACCGCGCCGAATTCGTCAATGGACGCGCGGAAGTCGAGGCTTTCCTGCATCGCAAGTGGGCGCGCGAGCTCGACTATCGGCTCATCAAGGAACTGTGGGCGTTCACCGGAAACCGTATTGCCGTGCGCTTCGCGTATGAATGGCATGACGACTCGGGCAACTGGCATCGGAGTTATGGGAACGAAAACTGGCTGTTCAACGAAGCGGGCCTGATGACGCATCGCCACGCGTCGATCAACGATCTCCCAATCAAGGAATCGGAGCGCAAGTATCACTGGCCGCTCGGCCGCCGTCCCGACGATCATGCGGGACTGAGCGATCTGGGGCTGTAG